The sequence below is a genomic window from Nocardia fluminea.
CCCAGCGGATGTCCGGGTTGGCCAGGATGACGAATTCGATGGACGGATCGATCTCGGCGACGGCGCGGTTGATGGCGCCGCCGTAGCCGATGTTGCCGCCGGTGCGCAGCAGCGTCACGTGCGAGTTGGCCTCGGCGACGAGTTCTGGCACGCCGTCGGTGGAGCCGTTGTCGGCCAGGATCACCTGCGGCTTCTCGGTGGTCGCGTCGGCCAGGGTGGTGATGAAGTGCTCGAGGTGCTCACCCGGTGAATAGGTCACCGTGACCACGGCAAGGCCGGCGGTGGCTGGAGAATCGGCTGCGTCTGCTGCGTTCACGACTGCGGAGCCTAGTCGGACAACCGGCTCAGTGTGTCGGTGAGTGCGATACGCCAGGGGCGAAGCGGGGTGAGGCCCGCCGCGTTCCAGACCGCGGGTGACAGCACCGAATACGCCGGGCGCGGTGCGGGTCTGGGGAATTCGCTGGACGCGCACGGCAGCACCCGGCTCGGGTCGGCGCCCAGCTCGGTGAAAACGGCCGCGGCGAGATCGAACCAGGTGGCGGTGCCGGAATTGGTGGCGTGCAACACACGGGGGGCGTCGGGGCGGGTGCTCAGTTCGAGCAGGCCCGCGGCGAGATCGGCGGCACTGGTGGGGGAGCCGAGCTGGTCGTTCACCACCGTGACGGTGTCACGCTCGGCTTCCAGCCTGCGCATGGTCGCGACGAAATCCCCCTCGACACCGGAATAGACCCACGCGGTGCGCACGACCTGGGCGCCCAGCGCGAGCACCGCCTGCTCACCGGCAAGCTTGGATCGGCCGTAGACGGTTGCCGGTCCGGTGGGGTCATCGGGTTCGTAAGGAGTGCGCGCGGTCCCGGGAAAGACGTAATCGGTGGACACGTGGATCAGCCGCGCGCCCGCCGCGGCGCAGGCCGCGGCCAGTACGCCCGGTCCGGTCGCGTTGGCGGCGAAGGCGGCGTCCACGTCGGTTTCGGCGGCGTCGACCGCGGTGTAGGCGGCGCAGTTGATCACGACGGCGCCCGGTGTGAGGGCAGCGTCGACGGCAGCGCGGTCGGTGATGTCGAGTTCGGCCCGCCCGAAGCCACGCGCCTCGGGTGCCAGGCGCAGGATCTGTCGCCCCAACAGACCACGTGCGCCGGTTACGATCAGCTGAGCGGGGGCGGGGAAATCGACGTTCACGCGGCCAGTCTGGCACGCCGGGGCACGTGCGGTTGGGCCCGAGTGTGGTAACTGTTGGTTAGCCTGTGATGGCCGGTGTCCTCGGACGAGCCCGGGCTAACGACAAGGCGGAGTTTGCCGGGGGAAGAGCGGACCGGGCGCGGAGTTCGTCGAGAGGATGCACGAGTGCGAGAGTCGACAAGACCGGTCAGCGCGCCTGCGGGCACCTTCGGCCCGGCCAAACTGATGGTGGCGATCTCGGCGGTGCTGGTGCTGGCACTCACCGGATTCGCCTGGCGCAGTGTCGACAACCTGATCGCCAACATCGACCGGATCGGTGGCCTCGGCCTCGGCGGTGAGCGCGACGGCGCTGTCGACATCCTGCTGGTCGGCGTCGACAGCCGCACCGACGCGCACGGCAATCCGCTCACCACCGCCGAACGCGCGATGCTGCACGCGGGCGACGAGGTGGGCACCAATACCGACACCATCGTGCTGATCCGCGTGCCCAACGACGGCCGCTCGGCCACCGCGATCTCCATCCCGCGCGACTCCTATGTCGACGTCGGCGGCGGCCAGGGCAAGGCCAAGATCAACTCCGCCTACGGCTCGACCAAGGAGACCGAACGCGCCGAACTGCTCGCCGACGGCAAATCCGAGGCCGAGGCCGAACGCGAGTCGACCAAGGCGGGCAGGCAGGCGCTGATCAAATCGGTGGCGAACCTGACCGGTATCACCGTCGACCACTACGCCGAGGTGAGCCTGCTCGGCTTCGTCCTGCTCACCGACTCGGTCGGCGGCGTCGAGGTGTGCCTGAATCAGGCGGTGGACGAACCGATGTCGGGCGCGGATTTCCCGGCCGGGCGTCAGCGTCTCGACGGTCAGGAGGCGTTGAGCTTCGTGCGCCAGCGCCATGATCTCGAACGCGGCGACATCGACCGGATCGTGCGCCAGCAGGTGTTCATGGCGCAATTGGTCGGCCAGTTGCTCAATGCCAAGACCCTGGCCAATCCGGGCAAGCTCAGTGAGATCAGCGAAGCGGTGGGGCGCACCGTCGTGCTCGACGACGACTGGGACGTACTGGCCTTCCTCCAGCAGCTCAAGGATCTGTCCGGCGGCAAGGTGGAATTCGAGACGATTCCCGTCTCCGACCTCAACAGCATGACCTCGGCCGGGGAGTCGGTGGTGAAGGTCGACCCGAAGAAGGTGCAGAGTTTCGTCGCCGGGCTCGTGGGCGAGGAGAAGAAGGAAGACACCGCGCCGAAGATCGACACCTCGACCGTGACGGTGAACGTGCTCAACGCCGGCGGCGCCACCGGACTCGCGGGCAAGGTGTCCACGGTCCTGACGGGCGAGGGCTTCCGGGAAGGCGCGGTCGGCAACTACACCGGCGGCAGCGTGAGCTCGAGCCGTGTGCTGGCCGCCGACGCCGGCGACCCCAAGGCGGCGGCGGTCGCGGAGGCGCTGGGTGGCTTGACGGTGGTCGCCGACGAGACGATGTCGGCGGATACAGTGAGCGTGGTGCTGGCCGGCGACTATTCTGGTCCCGGCTCGGCCGCGGCAGGCATGTTCGATCTCGACGCGACATCCTCGGCGACCGCGACACCGATACCGCCCGCCCCGCCGATCGACGCAGGCCAGAACGGACCGAAATGTGTGAATTGACCCATGCGTGAGCCGAATTCGACCCTGACCGACGCACTCCTCGACCCCATACTCGAACGTGATCCCGCCGGACCACGCGTCACCTGGTACGACGACGCCACCGGTGCGCGGATCGAACTGTCCGGGCTGACGCTGGCCAACTGGGCCGCCAAGACCGCGAACCTGATCCGCGACGAATTCGCGCTCACCCCGGGCGCCAGGGTCGCGGTGCTGTTGCCCGCGCACTGGCAGACCGCCGCGGTGCTGCTCGGCTGCTGGTGGGCCGGAACCGAAGTGGTGCTCGCACCCGATCCCGACGCCGACCTCGCCCTGGTCACCCCCGACCGGCTCGACGACGCCGACGGTGTCGACGAAGTGGCGGTGCTGTCGCTGGATGCCATGGGGACGCCGGTGCGTGACCTGCCGGTCGGGGTCACCGACTTCGCGACCGCGGTGCGGGTGCACGGTGATCAGTTCCTGCCCGGGGGTTTCCGGGCGGCGATCGACGGGCTCCCGGTACCGGAAGTGCTGACACTGGCCCGGAAATCCGCCGCGCTGCAAGGCTTTTCCGCCGGCGACCGGGTGTTGTCGAGTACGCCGTGGGATACGGTGGAGGAGCTGATCGACGGCTTCGTCGCGGTGTTGTTCGCCGGCGCCTCGCTGGTGCAGGTCGTCAATCCCGATCCGGCCGGTGTCGACCATCGGGTCGTCACCGAGAAGGTGACCGTCCGGCGCTGACTCCTACCCTGGTATAGGTTCGGGTCCGCCTCGGGGACGTGTCGCGAGTCACACCCCCTCCGTACTGTGGAAGCAAGACTTCGGCAGAGCGGCAGGGGTGGCGATGATTGCGAAATACTGGGTTCGATGGTCGGCCGAACACGGGGCGCCGCGCGCGATCCTGCGCTGGCAGGTGCGTCGCGGGGATCCGTTCTCGACATTGCTCAGTGGCAGGCAGGGCCTGCACGATCCGTATCCGCTGATCGACGAACTGCGTGGTCGCGGCGGGATGATCAGAACGTCGGTGTCCTTCGCGACCTTCGATCACGCGCAGGTCCGGGCGATTCTGCGGGACCCGAGATTCGGCGTGCGCCCTGCCCTCAACACGGAGCTGCCTGCCCCGTGGCGCAAGCTGGCGGGGGTGGTCACGGTGCCGCCCAACCCGGTCGAGCCGCCGTCGATGCTGGTCCTCGACCCGCCCGAGCACACCCGGATGCGCAAGCCGGTGGCCTCGGCGTTCACCCCGCGCGCGATCGCCCGGCTGCGCGAGCGCGTGGAAGTGGTCACCGCCGAACTGCTCGAGGCGATGCCCGCGGACGGATCAGTCGACCTGATCACCGATTTCGCGGCCAGGGTGCCCATCGCGATCATCGCCGACATGCTCGGCTTCCCGCCCTCGGACCGCGAGATGTTTCTGCGATGGGGCGACAAAGTGACGCCGTTGCTCGATCTCGGCACCTCGTGGCGAACGTATCGGGCGGCGATGGCCGCGATCGAGACCATGAACGACTATCTGGCCGATCACATCGCCACGCTGCGCCGGGCACCGGGCGAGGACATCCTGTCCACGCTGGTCAGCTCGGGCGATCTGAGCCTGCGGGAACTGCAGGCGGGCGCGAGTCTGCTGATGGGCGCCGGTTTCGAGACGACGGTCAACCTCATCGGCAACGCGGTCGCCGCGCTGTCGGCCCATCCCGGCCAGCTCGCGCTCGCCCAGGCCGACCCCGACCGCTGGCCCGACGTGGTGGAGGAAACGCTGCGGTTCGATCCGCCCGTCCAGACCACCGCGCGCCAGACACTCGAGGATGTCGACGTCGACGGCGTGCGCGTGCGGGCGAACAGCACGGTCATCCTGTCGCTGGCCGGAGCCAACCGCGACCCGGCGGTCTTCCCCGACCCACATCGCTTCGACATCGACCGCCGCAATGCCAAGGAACACGTGGCATTCAGTAGCGGTGTGCACTCCTGCCTCGGTGCGAGCCTGGCCAGGATGGAAGCGGTCCACGCACTGCGCGCGCTCTACACCCGCTACCCGGATCTGCGGTTGCGCGGCGAGCCGGTCCGCCGAAACCTGTTCACGCTGCACGGTTTCGAGCACATGCCGGTCGACCTGGGTCCGGTCGCGCGCACCCCGGCCCCCGATGACCTGGCGGGTGCGTCCCGTCCGGCCTGAGTCCGGCGCGCACCGATCCTCCGTCGGCCGGATGAGCTGTCCGGGCGCGGCTACGTGCTCGCACGCCAGCGGTAGCGGGTCTTCGGCCGACCGGCCCGGCCGTAGTCGGCGCGGCGCTCGGCCAATCCGTCGTCGGCGAGCTTCTCGAGATAGCGCCATGCCGTGATCCGCGAAACGCCAACGGCCGCAGCGGCATCGGTGGCCGTGATCCCGGACTCGGCCGAGCGCACCGCCCGCGACACCTCTTCGAGGGTGTGCTGGACAACGCCTTTCGGCGCACCGGCCTTCTGGTCGGCCGTGCGCAGCGCACCGAGCGCGCGGTCGATGTCGTACTGCGACAGCGCCGCCTCGCCCGCGGGCAGCGCGGTGTTGAAATCGCGGTAGCGTTCCAGCTTCTCGCGGAACGCGGCGAAGGTGAACGGCTTGAGCAGGTACAGCACCACACCGTGCGCCACCGCGCTGCGCACCATGTTCAGCTCACGCGCCGAGGTGATCGCGATGACGTCGGGGCGCGGCTGGAGTCCGTTGAGCGCGGCGGCCACATCGAGGCCGCTGATATCGGGCAGCCCGATGTCCATCAGGACCAGATGGAACGGATTACCGTCGGCGATCGCCTCGGCCGCCACCCGCAGCGCGTCGCGTCCGGTGTGCACGACCCCACCGGTGACGAAGCCGTCGAGCCGTTCGAGATAGGCCCGATGGGCCTGGGCGATCAACGGCTCGTCCTCGACGATCAGGACGCGGATCATGGTGTCTCCCTCAGCGGAATGCGAACGATGACCGCGCTGTGTGGTGCGGCCGTGGTGGTGATGGTGCCGCGGTGTCGATCGACGAGGCGGTGCACCAGTGCGAGGCCGAGGCCCGCGTGGTCGGATTTCGTGGTGTAGCCGCGTTCGGCGGCCCGCGAGAACATCTGAGCCGACATGCCGGGCCCGCTGTCGGACACCTGGACCCACAGCGCGCCGTCACGATGACACACCGACACCTCGACGCGCTTGTCGACGGTGCCCGCCGCGGCGTCGATCGCGTTGTCGATCAGGTTGCCCGCCAGGGTGACGGTCTCGTGCGCCGACAGCGGATCGGTGGAGTCCAGCGCGGTGTCCTCGCTGATCGCCAGGCTCACGCCACGCTCGGCGGCCTGGTCGACCTTGCCGAGCAGCAGTGCGGCCAGCGCCGCGTCGCCGACGGCGGCCAGCAGCCTGTCGATCAGCACCTGCGAGAGCTGCAGTTCCTCGGTCGCGAAGGCCACCGCTTCGTCGGGGCGGCCCAGCTCGACCATGGTCACCACGGTGTGCAGCCGGTTGGCCGCCTCGTGCGCCTGGGCGCGCAGCGATTCGGCGAAGCCGCGCACCGAGTCGAGCTCGCCGAGCACCGCGCGCAGCTCGGTCTGATCGCGGATGGTGAGCACCGTGCCGATGTCGCGGCCCTCCCAGCTCACCAGGTCCTGGTTGACCAGCAGGATGCGGTCGGTGGTCACGTGCGTCTCGTCGCGCACCACACCCCCGCTCATCTGCTGCAGCGAGACCGGCAGGTCGCTGCGCAGCACCGGTCCGTCGGGCAGGTCGAGCAGGGTGCGCGCCTGATCGTTGACCACCTCCGCGGCCTCGGCCTGGTCGCCGAACACCACCAGGCCCTCGTGCACGGAATGCAGCACCGCGTCGTGGTGCTCGTAGAGCGCGCGCAGTTCGTCGGGCGCCAGCCCGTGCGTCTGGCGGCGCAGCCTGCGGCTGATCAGGAACGACGACAGCGCGGCCAGCGCGAGACCCATCGCGGCCACGCCGAGGATCAGCGGCAGCTGGGAGGCGACCTGGGTGCTGATCTTGGCGCGGGTGACGCCCGCCGAGACCAGCGCGACCACCCGGCCGTTGTCATAGACCGGGGTGACCGCGCGGATCGAGGGGCCCAGGGTGCCGGTGAAGGTCTCGGTGAGGGTCTGGCCGGCCAGGGCGCCGTCGATGCTGCCGACGAACGGCTTGCCGATCAGATCGGGGTTGGTGTGGGTGTAGCGGGTGCGGTCGGTCGCCATCACGACGATGAAGTCCATGCCGGTGGCGGCCCTGATCCGCTCGGTGGTCGGTTGCAGCAAGCCGCTGGGATAGGGCGAGTTCACCGCGGCCAGGGTCGACGGTGACCGCGCCACGGTGACCGCCACGTCTCTGACCTGCATTTCCGCGGCCAGATCGTGGTCGCGTCTGGCGTCGAGCACGGCCAGCATCGTGCCGACGGCGATCAGCAGCGCCAGCACCACCAACTGCCATACGAAGGCCTGTCCCGCGAGCGACAGTCGTCCTCGTCGCACCTGTTGCCTCCGACCTGGATTTCTCGAACGTTATGCGCAGATATGAAACTTATGGACCAAAGTGACGGCCGTCACAATAGTTCCTCATGCTCGTCGGCATGAGTGATACCACCGCAGCGCGGAAACGCGACCATACCCATTGGCTGTACATCGCGGTGATCATCGCCGTCGTGGCCGGCGTCGTTGTCGGCCGGGTGGCCCCGGAATTCGGTCAGTCACTGGCGCCGCTGGGCACCGTGTTCGTGAACCTGATCAAGATGATGATCGCACCTGTCATCTTCTGCACGATCGTCCTGGGCATCGGTTCGGTGCGCGCGGCCGCGACCGTCGGCAAGGTCGGTGGCCTGGCCATCGCCTATTTCCTGGCCATGTCGACGGTGGCGCTCGGCATCGGGCTCGTCGTCGGCAATCTCATCGACCCCGGCGAGGGCCTGAACGTCGGAGCCTCCGGAGCGGGTGCGAAATACGCCGATCAGGCGCACAGCGCGGGCGGCACGTGGGACTTCATCCAGAACATCGTGCCGACCACGCTGGTGTCCTCGCTGACCGCGGGCAGCGTGCTGCAGGCGCTGTTCGTCGCGCTGCTGGTCGGGTTCGCGGTGCAGGCGATGGGCGATGCGGGCGCGCCGATCCTGCGGGCGGTCTCGCTGGGTCAGAAGCTGGTGTTCCGGATCCTGTCGATGATCCTGTGGCTCGCGCCGATCGGCGCGTTCGGTGCGATCGCGAACGTGGTCGGGCGCACCGGCTGGTCGGCGGTGGTGCAGCTGGCGACGCTGATGATCGCGTTCTATCTGACGTGCCTGGTGTTCGTGTTCGGTGTGCTCGGCGTGATCCTGCGGATGGTCTCCGGCGTCTCGATCCTCAAGCTGTGCCGGTACCTGTCGCGGGAGTACCTGCTGATCGTGGCGACCTCGTCGTCGGAGTCTGCGTTGCCGCGACTGATCGCGAAGATGGAACACGCCGGGGTGGAGCGCACCACGGTGGGTGTTGTCGTGCCGACCGGATATTCGTTCAACCTCGACGGCACCGCCATCTACCTGACGATGGCCTCGATCTTCATCGCCGACGCCATGGGCAAGCCGCTCGCGCTCGGCGAGCAGTTCGGCCTGTTGCTGTTCATGATCATCGCGTCCAAGGGCGCGGCGGGCGTCACCGGCGCCGGTCTGGCCACGCTCGCCGGTGGTCTGCAGAGTCACCGGCCCGACCTGCTCGACGGTGTCGGCCTGATCGTCGGCATCGACCGCTTCATGTCGGAAGCCAGGGCGCTGACGAACTTCTCGGGCAACGCGGTGGCGACGCTGCTGATCGGAACCTGGACCAAGACCGTCGACGCCGACCGGGCTCGTCGC
It includes:
- a CDS encoding cytochrome P450, with product MIAKYWVRWSAEHGAPRAILRWQVRRGDPFSTLLSGRQGLHDPYPLIDELRGRGGMIRTSVSFATFDHAQVRAILRDPRFGVRPALNTELPAPWRKLAGVVTVPPNPVEPPSMLVLDPPEHTRMRKPVASAFTPRAIARLRERVEVVTAELLEAMPADGSVDLITDFAARVPIAIIADMLGFPPSDREMFLRWGDKVTPLLDLGTSWRTYRAAMAAIETMNDYLADHIATLRRAPGEDILSTLVSSGDLSLRELQAGASLLMGAGFETTVNLIGNAVAALSAHPGQLALAQADPDRWPDVVEETLRFDPPVQTTARQTLEDVDVDGVRVRANSTVILSLAGANRDPAVFPDPHRFDIDRRNAKEHVAFSSGVHSCLGASLARMEAVHALRALYTRYPDLRLRGEPVRRNLFTLHGFEHMPVDLGPVARTPAPDDLAGASRPA
- a CDS encoding TIGR03089 family protein, with the protein product MREPNSTLTDALLDPILERDPAGPRVTWYDDATGARIELSGLTLANWAAKTANLIRDEFALTPGARVAVLLPAHWQTAAVLLGCWWAGTEVVLAPDPDADLALVTPDRLDDADGVDEVAVLSLDAMGTPVRDLPVGVTDFATAVRVHGDQFLPGGFRAAIDGLPVPEVLTLARKSAALQGFSAGDRVLSSTPWDTVEELIDGFVAVLFAGASLVQVVNPDPAGVDHRVVTEKVTVRR
- a CDS encoding LCP family protein — its product is MVAISAVLVLALTGFAWRSVDNLIANIDRIGGLGLGGERDGAVDILLVGVDSRTDAHGNPLTTAERAMLHAGDEVGTNTDTIVLIRVPNDGRSATAISIPRDSYVDVGGGQGKAKINSAYGSTKETERAELLADGKSEAEAERESTKAGRQALIKSVANLTGITVDHYAEVSLLGFVLLTDSVGGVEVCLNQAVDEPMSGADFPAGRQRLDGQEALSFVRQRHDLERGDIDRIVRQQVFMAQLVGQLLNAKTLANPGKLSEISEAVGRTVVLDDDWDVLAFLQQLKDLSGGKVEFETIPVSDLNSMTSAGESVVKVDPKKVQSFVAGLVGEEKKEDTAPKIDTSTVTVNVLNAGGATGLAGKVSTVLTGEGFREGAVGNYTGGSVSSSRVLAADAGDPKAAAVAEALGGLTVVADETMSADTVSVVLAGDYSGPGSAAAGMFDLDATSSATATPIPPAPPIDAGQNGPKCVN
- a CDS encoding response regulator — encoded protein: MIRVLIVEDEPLIAQAHRAYLERLDGFVTGGVVHTGRDALRVAAEAIADGNPFHLVLMDIGLPDISGLDVAAALNGLQPRPDVIAITSARELNMVRSAVAHGVVLYLLKPFTFAAFREKLERYRDFNTALPAGEAALSQYDIDRALGALRTADQKAGAPKGVVQHTLEEVSRAVRSAESGITATDAAAAVGVSRITAWRYLEKLADDGLAERRADYGRAGRPKTRYRWRAST
- a CDS encoding cation:dicarboxylate symporter family transporter: MSDTTAARKRDHTHWLYIAVIIAVVAGVVVGRVAPEFGQSLAPLGTVFVNLIKMMIAPVIFCTIVLGIGSVRAAATVGKVGGLAIAYFLAMSTVALGIGLVVGNLIDPGEGLNVGASGAGAKYADQAHSAGGTWDFIQNIVPTTLVSSLTAGSVLQALFVALLVGFAVQAMGDAGAPILRAVSLGQKLVFRILSMILWLAPIGAFGAIANVVGRTGWSAVVQLATLMIAFYLTCLVFVFGVLGVILRMVSGVSILKLCRYLSREYLLIVATSSSESALPRLIAKMEHAGVERTTVGVVVPTGYSFNLDGTAIYLTMASIFIADAMGKPLALGEQFGLLLFMIIASKGAAGVTGAGLATLAGGLQSHRPDLLDGVGLIVGIDRFMSEARALTNFSGNAVATLLIGTWTKTVDADRARRVLDRELPFDEETMVDDHVAEPAVDLAKPAPAQVVEAR
- a CDS encoding ATP-binding protein, which codes for MSLAGQAFVWQLVVLALLIAVGTMLAVLDARRDHDLAAEMQVRDVAVTVARSPSTLAAVNSPYPSGLLQPTTERIRAATGMDFIVVMATDRTRYTHTNPDLIGKPFVGSIDGALAGQTLTETFTGTLGPSIRAVTPVYDNGRVVALVSAGVTRAKISTQVASQLPLILGVAAMGLALAALSSFLISRRLRRQTHGLAPDELRALYEHHDAVLHSVHEGLVVFGDQAEAAEVVNDQARTLLDLPDGPVLRSDLPVSLQQMSGGVVRDETHVTTDRILLVNQDLVSWEGRDIGTVLTIRDQTELRAVLGELDSVRGFAESLRAQAHEAANRLHTVVTMVELGRPDEAVAFATEELQLSQVLIDRLLAAVGDAALAALLLGKVDQAAERGVSLAISEDTALDSTDPLSAHETVTLAGNLIDNAIDAAAGTVDKRVEVSVCHRDGALWVQVSDSGPGMSAQMFSRAAERGYTTKSDHAGLGLALVHRLVDRHRGTITTTAAPHSAVIVRIPLRETP
- the rfbD gene encoding dTDP-4-dehydrorhamnose reductase → MNVDFPAPAQLIVTGARGLLGRQILRLAPEARGFGRAELDITDRAAVDAALTPGAVVINCAAYTAVDAAETDVDAAFAANATGPGVLAAACAAAGARLIHVSTDYVFPGTARTPYEPDDPTGPATVYGRSKLAGEQAVLALGAQVVRTAWVYSGVEGDFVATMRRLEAERDTVTVVNDQLGSPTSAADLAAGLLELSTRPDAPRVLHATNSGTATWFDLAAAVFTELGADPSRVLPCASSEFPRPAPRPAYSVLSPAVWNAAGLTPLRPWRIALTDTLSRLSD